The genome window CGCGAGCGCCGTGCTGGTCGTCTCACCGGTGCGCGACCAGCAGCGGGAGCTGCCCGCCCAGGAGCTCTCCGGCCACTTCGGCGCCCGCTGCCGCGCGGTGGTCACCGTCCCCCAGGACGCCCACCTGGCGGCCGGCGGCGACCCGGCCCCCGACCGCCTGCGCGGGCGCACCCGGACCGCGTTCACCGAGCTCGCCGCGCTGCTCGGGGACGCGATGGCGGGGGCGGCGGGGTAGCGGGCGGCGGGGTAGCGGGCCGGTCAGGCGGGCTTGACCGGGATGTACTGGGTGAGCCACTGGAAGGCCGGCACCACCATCGGCTTCCAGGTCGAGGTCAGGTGCGGGCCCGTGGTCTCGATCGGGGTCACCGTGGTCGGGGCCTTGGCCGCCTTCTGCAGCGCCAGGGCGTCGTCGAAGTCGTCCCCGTCGCTCTTGTTCCGGCTGCCGCTCTGGTAGAGCGCCACGTTCGGCGGCGTCGCCGCGTGGGTCAGCATGTAGAGCGGGTTGTCGACCTCGTTCAGGTGCGGGTCCTTGGCCGTGAGCGAATCCGGCTCCTGGCTCGGGGAGTTGTAGCCCGAGAAGCTGATCGCCGCGCGGTAGCGGTCCGGGCGGTCCACCGCGAGCCGGGTGGCGCAGTGGCCGCCGGCCGAGAAGCCGGCCACCGCCCAGCGGGCGGCGGAGGGGTCGGCGCGGAAGTTGTCCAGCACCATCTGCGGAACGTCCCGGGACAGCCAGGTCTCCGCGTTGACCTTGCCGGGCACGTCGGCGCAGCCGGTGTCCTGGTGGTCGAGCAGCACCACCCGGGGCGAGACCAGGATGAACGGCGCGATCTGCCCCGACTTCATCAGCGGCGCCAACTGCTTGGACACGTCCAGCGTGCCGAACCAGGTGCTGGACGAGCCGGGGTAGCCGGCCAGCAGCTCGACCACCGGGAACTGGACGTCCTTGTAGGCCGGGTCGTCGTACTGCGGCGGGGTCCAGACCAGCACCTCGCCGTCCACCCCGGAGGTGGCGCCCTTCACCTGGGTGGTGTGCACGTCCTTCGGCACCGCGTCGTCGTGCACCGGCCCGAACTGCTGGACCACCTTGGCGTGCGGCGCACTCGTGCCACCGCTCGCACCCCCCGCACCACCCGCGGGCGGCGGCACCGGCACGGCCCGCACGTGGTTGCCGGTGCCGAGCAGGTCGTCCCAACTCCCGTAGATCAGGTTGGCGTTGTTCACCAGCACGAACACCAGCGTCACCGCGGTGACCTGGGCGAACAACACCATGCCGAGCCGCCCGGC of Kitasatospora viridis contains these proteins:
- a CDS encoding alpha/beta hydrolase, which codes for MELTGKPFLYLSFVLVPLSIALLMLCWSRIRGPQAVRFAGRLGMVLFAQVTAVTLVFVLVNNANLIYGSWDDLLGTGNHVRAVPVPPPAGGAGGASGGTSAPHAKVVQQFGPVHDDAVPKDVHTTQVKGATSGVDGEVLVWTPPQYDDPAYKDVQFPVVELLAGYPGSSSTWFGTLDVSKQLAPLMKSGQIAPFILVSPRVVLLDHQDTGCADVPGKVNAETWLSRDVPQMVLDNFRADPSAARWAVAGFSAGGHCATRLAVDRPDRYRAAISFSGYNSPSQEPDSLTAKDPHLNEVDNPLYMLTHAATPPNVALYQSGSRNKSDGDDFDDALALQKAAKAPTTVTPIETTGPHLTSTWKPMVVPAFQWLTQYIPVKPA